In Tursiops truncatus isolate mTurTru1 chromosome 19, mTurTru1.mat.Y, whole genome shotgun sequence, a genomic segment contains:
- the LOC101324695 gene encoding uncharacterized protein isoform X9, producing the protein MMENYSNLVSLDLESKCDKKTLSTEKDIIEKNDSQWEVIESSKLVGLENSIVRNDWQSKRKTEVQRPEVGYFSQMKIISEKVPNYKNHKSLTLHQRIHDSEKPCKEYGKVLSCDLNFDEYEKIYTEKTSERSRYWKTFGVDDPHTLQLNIHTGVKPCKCMECGNAFSFCEDHSVHCDDQNCYKCKQYGRTFRRIEKITALQRIHDGEKPYECTSCRKSFRVHAQLTRHQKIHTDEKPYKCMECGKDFRFHSQLTEHQRIHTGEKPYKCIQCEKVFRIRSQLIEHQRIHTGEKPYACKECGKTFGVCRELARHQRIHSGKKPYECKACGKVFRNSSSLTRHQRIHTGEKPYKCKECGKAFGVGSELTRHQRIHSGQKPYECKVCGKFFRLTSALMQHQRIHSGEKPYECKVCGKAFRHSSALTEHQRIHTGEKPYECKACGKAFRHSSSFTKHQRIHNSKKPYECKECGNAFRVGRQLT; encoded by the exons ATGATGGAAAATTACAGCAACTTGGTCTCACTGG aCTTGGAATCCAAGTGTGACAAAAAGACTTTATCTACAGAGAAGgacattattgaaaaaaatgattcTCAGTGGGAAGTAATAGAAAGTAGTAAATTAGTTGGCCTTGAGAACTCCATTGTCAGAAATGATTGGCAAAGCAAAAGGAAGACTGAAGTGCAAAGACCTGAAGTGGGATATTTCAGTCAAATGAAAATCATCTCTGAAAAAGTACCCAATTACAAAAATCATAAATCTCTTACATTACATCAGAGAATTCATGATAGTGAGAAGCCCTGTAAGGAATATGGGAAGGTCCTTAGTTGTGACTTAAACTTTGatgaatatgagaaaatatatactGAGAAAACCTCTGAACGTAGTAGATATTGGAAAACCTTTGGAGTAGATGACCCACATACCCTACAACTGAATATTCATACTGGTGTGAAACCTTGTAAATGTATGGAATGTGGGAATGCATTTAGTTTTTGTGAAGACCATAGTGTACACTGTGATGATCAGAACTGCTATAAATGTAAGCAATATGGAAGGACTTTTAGGAGAATTGAAAAAATCACTGCACTTCAAAGAATTCATGAtggtgagaaaccctatgaatgcaCTTCCTGTAGGAAATCGTTTAGAGTGCATGCACAACTTACTAGACATCAGAAAATCCATACTGAtgagaaaccttacaaatgtatGGAATGTGGCAAGGACTTTAGATTTCATTCACAACTAACtgaacatcagagaattcatactggtgagaagCCATACAAATGTATACAATGTGAGAAGGTCTTTAGAATTCGTTCACAGCTTATtgaacatcagagaattcatactggtgagaaaccttatgcatgtaaagaatgtgggaagACTTTTGGAGTCTGTCGAGAACTTGCTcgacatcagagaattcatagtggtaagaaaccctatgaatgcaaAGCATGTGGAAAGGTCTTTAGAAACAGTTCATCCCTGACTagacatcagagaattcatactggtgagaaaccatataaatgtaaggaatgtgggaaagcttttGGAGTAGGTAGTGAACTTACTcgacatcagagaattcacagtggtcagaaaccttatgaatgtaaaGTGTGTGGAAAGTTCTTTAGACTTACTTCAGCCCTTATgcaacatcagagaattcatagtggtgagaaaccttatgaatgtaaggtatgtgggaaggcctttagacacagttcagcccttactgaacatcagagaattcatactggagagaaaccttacgaatgcaaggcatgtgggaaggcctttagaCATAGTTCATCCTTTACaaaacatcagagaattcataatagtaagaaaccctatgaatgtaaggaatgtgggaatgCCTTTAGAGTGGGCAGGCAACTTACTTGA